ACGTTGTACCGCAGATGGAACCTGCAAAACCCGTTGCCAAGGTCGAAAAGCCCGCACCGGCTCCCGCTCCCGCCCCCGCTGAAGAAGCCAAGCCCGTAGACGAACCCCAGCTCGTTCCCATTCAGTCTCTTTCCGCAACCGAGGAACCGGCTAAGGAAGAAACTCCGGCTCCTGCAGCCAATGGCGATCTGCTCAAGGCAAAGGGCGACTACGTTATCCAGGTAAGCATTCAATCTTCTAAGAAGGCCGCAGACGGAATTGTAAAGAAGTTGGCCGAACAGAATGTGAGCGCCTACATCGCTGAAGTTGAAAATCCGGGCGAATTGGAAGGCACCTATTACCGTATTCGCGTCGGCTACTTTGAAACTTCCGCTGACGCACAGCAGTACGGCAAGAGCGTATTGAGCGCACTGAACTTTGCCTGGTGGGTCGACAAGAGCAAGAATGACGACGTAGGCAACCCCGGCGGCTCTTACTCTGACGACACCATGGAAGAAGAAACCGCAGCACCGGAGCCGGCACCTGCTCCTGCCCCGGCTCCTGCACCTGCTCCGGCCGCTGAACCGGCTCCCGCTCCTGCCCCGGCACCTGCACCCGCTCCGGTCGCTGAACCGGCTCCCGCTCCTGCCCCGGCACCTGCACCCGCTCCGGTCGCTGAACCGGCTCCCGCCCCTGCCCCGGCACCTGCACCCGCTCCGGCACCTGCACCCGCTCCGGCCGCTGAACCGGCTCCCGCACCCGCTCCGGCTCCTGCCGCACCTCCGGCTCCCGCTGCCGACTTGGACGACGACTGGGACTAATGGAAACCAGCCCTTTAACAGAATTTTAGAAAGGCCCTCCTTGAGGGTCTTTCTTTTTTACTTTTCCACAGACTAGAAATACAGCCCCTTAAAATCTATATTTGGCCCATGCCTACAAGAAAACCTAAGATTTTCGTTGTTCACCTGGGATGTTCCAAAAACCAGGTGGATGCTGAACGCCTCGTTGGGGAAATGCTTAACGCAGGTTTTGAAACAACAGATACGGCCTCCAAAGCAGACTACATTCTGGTAAACACCTGCGGTTTTATCGAAGCAGCCAAGGAAGAATCCATCAACGCAATTCTCGCCCAGCTAAAGACCAAGAAAGCCAAGCAGAAGCTGATTGTAGCAGGCTGTCTCAGCGGTCGCTACAAGGGCGAAATTGAATCCGAGATTCCCGAAGTGGATTACTGGGTCGGAACATACAAGCCCGGCGAACTGTTGAAACTAATGGGAATGGAACAATCCGGCTGCAACCCGGAGCTACTTCCTCGCCTGAACTTGGGCGGACTTCCCCACCACGCCTACCTGAAAATTGCGGAAGGCTGTAACCGCCGCTGCGCTTATTGCGCCATTCCCAACATCCGCGGTCTCCAGAAATCCAGATCCATCGAGGAACTGGTGAAAGAAGCCAAGGAATTGGAAGCGCAAGGCATCAAGGAACTGACTCTCATCGCCCAAGACACAACCTTCTTCGGTCGCGAAAAGAAGAACAAAAGCGAAAATCTCACCAACTTGCTGAAGGCAATTCTTGCAGAAACCAACATCCCTTGGATCCGCATGCTCTACTGGTACCCGGCATTCATTGATGACGAACTGCTGGACCTGATGGCAAACGAGCCTCGCTTGGTAAAGTATATCGACCTGCCGATTCAGCATAGCAGTGACAGCGTCTTGAAGAACATGCTCCGCAAGTACACCCGCGATGAACTGCGTGACTTGCTGAGAAAAATCCGTAAGAAACTACCCACGGCTACATTGCGTACAACCGTCCTGGTAGGTTTCCCTGGCGAAACCCACGAAGACTTCGAAGACCTGATGGACCTCATCCAGGAAATCAAGTTTGAGCATCTTGGCGGCTTCGTTTTCAGTCCGGAAGAAGGTACTCCCGTAATGAAGATGAAGAAACTGGAACCTGTGGACGAAAGCGATGCACGAGCCCGTCTCGACGCCATTACAGACTTCCAGGAAGAGTTGGCCGCGGAACGTGCCGAAGCCATGATCGGAAAAACCATCACCGTGATTCTTGACGAAGTTGCCGAAGAAAGCGAGTACCATTTCTATGGTCGCACCGAAGGTAACTCCCTGGATACTGACGACATCGTGAAGGTGCTTGAGGGCGACGGCGAAGTGGGAGAATTCCACAAGGCGCTCGTCATTGATGCCGAACCTCACGAACTGATTGTCCGACTGGTTGACTAATCGATAGAACAAGTTCTCGTCTTTTAGTGAAAATTCGAAAGGCCCCGCAGGGGGCCTTTTGAATTTATGCTCTCGACGCGATTCGAACGCGTGACCTTCTCCTTCGGAGGGAGACACTCTAATCCAACTGAGCTACGAGAGCTTTTTATTGGCGTCAATCTTGCCTAGCCTGCGCCAATATAGAAAAAAAGGAGACCGCAAAAGCGATCTCCAAAAGTTTATGTTCAAAGTCAGGATTTAGCGACCAGAACGAGCACGTTCCTTTTCGCGCTGACGACGACGCTTTTCGGTATCATCCGGGAAGAGTTCCGGCAGAGCGTAACCAACAGCGATGCCGAATACGATACCAGTCTTGCTCATACCATCGGCATTAACAACCTTGGAGTCGTACTTAACTTCCACATCGGTGGTAGAACCAACACGTTCACGGAAGCTGGGATTTTCGGGTTTATCCTTAGCCAGTTCCGGAGAGTAGTACATACCGATAGAGAACTGGAGGTAGTACCATTCGTTAGTAAGGTAAGTAATCAGGATATCGCCCTGGATACCTTCAACCGAGATCAAAGGACGGACGTTATCAACCGGGATAATGTCGTGGTCGAAATAGACCGTACCATAGGACACGGACAGACCCAGGTGGAGCGGATTCTTGGGGAAGAGGTAGTAGTTCAAGCCGGCCTTCCAACCAGTACCACCTTCAAGTTCCCATTCTTCGAAGTCATTGTCGGTACCCTTAGGCAAGAAACCGAAAGAACCGAATACGGAAAGATGGAACGGCAAGATGTATTCGATACCAGCACCGAAGCTCATGCCCATACCGGTTTCACCCATGAAGGAGTAACGGGAACCCATACCCATCTGGAAAA
This portion of the Fibrobacter sp. genome encodes:
- a CDS encoding SPOR domain-containing protein; amino-acid sequence: MKSFSALSLSTIALACSVFVACNGEDDVVPQMEPAKPVAKVEKPAPAPAPAPAEEAKPVDEPQLVPIQSLSATEEPAKEETPAPAANGDLLKAKGDYVIQVSIQSSKKAADGIVKKLAEQNVSAYIAEVENPGELEGTYYRIRVGYFETSADAQQYGKSVLSALNFAWWVDKSKNDDVGNPGGSYSDDTMEEETAAPEPAPAPAPAPAPAPAAEPAPAPAPAPAPAPVAEPAPAPAPAPAPAPVAEPAPAPAPAPAPAPAPAPAPAAEPAPAPAPAPAAPPAPAADLDDDWD
- the rimO gene encoding 30S ribosomal protein S12 methylthiotransferase RimO, producing MPTRKPKIFVVHLGCSKNQVDAERLVGEMLNAGFETTDTASKADYILVNTCGFIEAAKEESINAILAQLKTKKAKQKLIVAGCLSGRYKGEIESEIPEVDYWVGTYKPGELLKLMGMEQSGCNPELLPRLNLGGLPHHAYLKIAEGCNRRCAYCAIPNIRGLQKSRSIEELVKEAKELEAQGIKELTLIAQDTTFFGREKKNKSENLTNLLKAILAETNIPWIRMLYWYPAFIDDELLDLMANEPRLVKYIDLPIQHSSDSVLKNMLRKYTRDELRDLLRKIRKKLPTATLRTTVLVGFPGETHEDFEDLMDLIQEIKFEHLGGFVFSPEEGTPVMKMKKLEPVDESDARARLDAITDFQEELAAERAEAMIGKTITVILDEVAEESEYHFYGRTEGNSLDTDDIVKVLEGDGEVGEFHKALVIDAEPHELIVRLVD